A window of the Microplitis mediator isolate UGA2020A chromosome 5, iyMicMedi2.1, whole genome shotgun sequence genome harbors these coding sequences:
- the LOC130667658 gene encoding esterase FE4-like isoform X2 yields the protein MEIPIVKVNEGKLRGIKDLNYNGVNFYAFRGIPYAKPPIGALRFKDPEPLEPWSGTKDATQYASKCAQINWFSRKIMGTDDCLYLNVYTTELNPKNLKAVMILIHGGNFSFGSGDDDINGPDFIVEKDVILVAINYRVGILGFLNLDDEQAPGNQGLKDQVMALKWVKRNIIKFGGDPDNVTIFGYSAGSASVHYLTLSPLAQAILQSGVATNSWASVSVESMKDTAEKITAILGYKTKDAKELVEFLRKADVGDILKAEASLFSWKNRLSINTFGP from the exons ATGGAGATACCGATTGTTAAAGTCAATGAGGGTAAATTACGCGGTATCAaagacttaaattataatggAGTTAATTTTTACGCTTTTCGAGGTATTCCGTATGCGAAGCCACCAATTGGAGCATTAAGATTCAAA GATCCTGAACCCTTGGAACCGTGGTCTGGTACCAAAGACGCAACTCAATATGCCAGCAAGTGCGCGCAAATAAACTGGTTTTCTAGAAAAATAATGGGAACCGATGATTGtttgtatttaaatgtttatacaACGGAattgaatccaaaaaatttaaaagctgtaatgattttaatacatggtggaaatttttcatttggtTCTGGTGATGATGACATTAATGGGCCGGATTTTATTGTAGAGAAAGACGTCATTTTGGTGGCAATAAATTATCGCGTTGGAATATTGG GATTCCTTAATTTGGATGATGAACAAGCGCCAGGTAATCAGGGATTAAAAGATCAGGTTATGGCATTGAAATGGGTTAAAcgtaatataattaaatttggtGGGGATCCAGATAATGTTACTATTTTTGGATACAGCGCTGGAAGCGCTTCAGTACATTATTTAACCCTTTCACCGTTGGCTCAAG CTATTCTACAAAGTGGCGTTGCTACAAACTCATGGGCTAGTGTTTCCGTAGAATCTATGAAAGATACTGCGGAAAAAATCACAGCTATACTTGGTTATAAGACAAAAGACGCCAAGGAGCTTGTCGAGTTTCTCAGAAAAGCGGATGTTGGGGATATACTGAAAGCAGAAGCATCACTTTTTAGTTGGAAG AACAGACTGAGTATCAACACATTTGGACCCTAA
- the LOC130667658 gene encoding esterase FE4-like isoform X1, with the protein MEIPIVKVNEGKLRGIKDLNYNGVNFYAFRGIPYAKPPIGALRFKDPEPLEPWSGTKDATQYASKCAQINWFSRKIMGTDDCLYLNVYTTELNPKNLKAVMILIHGGNFSFGSGDDDINGPDFIVEKDVILVAINYRVGILGFLNLDDEQAPGNQGLKDQVMALKWVKRNIIKFGGDPDNVTIFGYSAGSASVHYLTLSPLAQGLFHKAILQSGVATNSWASVSVESMKDTAEKITAILGYKTKDAKELVEFLRKADVGDILKAEASLFSWKNRLSINTFGP; encoded by the exons ATGGAGATACCGATTGTTAAAGTCAATGAGGGTAAATTACGCGGTATCAaagacttaaattataatggAGTTAATTTTTACGCTTTTCGAGGTATTCCGTATGCGAAGCCACCAATTGGAGCATTAAGATTCAAA GATCCTGAACCCTTGGAACCGTGGTCTGGTACCAAAGACGCAACTCAATATGCCAGCAAGTGCGCGCAAATAAACTGGTTTTCTAGAAAAATAATGGGAACCGATGATTGtttgtatttaaatgtttatacaACGGAattgaatccaaaaaatttaaaagctgtaatgattttaatacatggtggaaatttttcatttggtTCTGGTGATGATGACATTAATGGGCCGGATTTTATTGTAGAGAAAGACGTCATTTTGGTGGCAATAAATTATCGCGTTGGAATATTGG GATTCCTTAATTTGGATGATGAACAAGCGCCAGGTAATCAGGGATTAAAAGATCAGGTTATGGCATTGAAATGGGTTAAAcgtaatataattaaatttggtGGGGATCCAGATAATGTTACTATTTTTGGATACAGCGCTGGAAGCGCTTCAGTACATTATTTAACCCTTTCACCGTTGGCTCAAG GATTATTTCATAAAGCTATTCTACAAAGTGGCGTTGCTACAAACTCATGGGCTAGTGTTTCCGTAGAATCTATGAAAGATACTGCGGAAAAAATCACAGCTATACTTGGTTATAAGACAAAAGACGCCAAGGAGCTTGTCGAGTTTCTCAGAAAAGCGGATGTTGGGGATATACTGAAAGCAGAAGCATCACTTTTTAGTTGGAAG AACAGACTGAGTATCAACACATTTGGACCCTAA